A genomic segment from Flavobacterium sp. 9R encodes:
- a CDS encoding MoaD/ThiS family protein produces the protein MRVTLKYFGLLAEITHCNEEQMELTADLNTLLGLKRAVERRFPDFQKTAYSIALNQTFCNDEVVLQEADVIAFLPPFAGG, from the coding sequence ATGAGAGTTACCCTAAAATATTTTGGCTTGCTGGCAGAAATTACCCATTGCAACGAAGAACAAATGGAGTTGACAGCTGATCTCAATACACTTTTGGGATTGAAAAGGGCAGTAGAACGTCGTTTTCCCGATTTTCAAAAAACGGCTTACAGCATCGCTTTGAATCAAACATTTTGTAATGACGAAGTTGTTTTACAAGAGGCCGATGTCATTGCTTTTTTGCCTCCCTTTGCTGGTGGATGA
- the moaA gene encoding GTP 3',8-cyclase MoaA yields the protein MVNNSLLLQDTHLRTHSYLRISITEKCNLRCTYCMPAEGIALTPRPHLMTEEEIVTIAQTFVDLGVTKIRLTGGEPLVRKEAHSIIDRLGKLGVQLTLTTNGLLVHDFIPTFKKAGIKALNVSIDSLQKEKYKTITRRDAFNQLWNNIELLQQNDFQVKLNVVVIKGFNDNEILDFIALTKNQKLQIRFIEFMPFDGNQWNKEKLVSYAEIIEQVHSVYSETQLLRMQDQPNDTSKNYKIDGFKGSFSIISSVTNPFCSTCNRIRLTADGKLKNCLFSNSETALLPTLRAGNSIESLIYENIQSKHAMRGGMDNDAKFHNPDLFSQNRSMIKIGG from the coding sequence ATGGTCAATAATTCCCTTTTGTTGCAGGACACGCATCTTCGTACGCATTCTTATTTGCGCATTTCGATTACAGAAAAGTGCAATTTGAGATGCACGTATTGCATGCCTGCCGAAGGAATTGCATTAACGCCCAGACCGCACTTAATGACCGAAGAGGAGATTGTTACCATTGCGCAAACCTTTGTGGATTTGGGCGTGACCAAAATCCGACTCACAGGCGGTGAGCCTTTAGTGCGTAAAGAAGCCCATTCCATTATCGATCGATTGGGAAAATTGGGTGTGCAACTTACTTTGACAACTAACGGACTTTTGGTACACGATTTTATTCCAACGTTTAAAAAAGCTGGAATAAAAGCCTTGAATGTAAGTATTGATAGTTTGCAAAAGGAAAAATACAAAACCATTACTCGTAGGGATGCTTTCAATCAGTTATGGAACAACATTGAATTGTTGCAGCAAAATGATTTTCAAGTCAAATTGAATGTGGTGGTGATTAAAGGCTTTAATGACAATGAAATTTTGGATTTTATTGCATTGACCAAAAATCAAAAGCTTCAAATTCGTTTTATTGAGTTCATGCCTTTCGATGGCAACCAGTGGAATAAAGAAAAACTCGTTTCTTATGCCGAAATTATTGAACAAGTCCATTCGGTCTATTCGGAAACCCAATTGCTCCGAATGCAAGACCAGCCTAACGATACCTCTAAGAATTATAAAATAGATGGGTTTAAAGGTAGTTTTTCGATCATCAGTTCGGTTACGAATCCATTTTGCAGCACCTGCAATCGCATTCGTCTTACCGCCGACGGAAAACTAAAAAATTGTTTGTTTTCCAATTCAGAAACAGCCTTGTTGCCCACCTTGAGAGCGGGAAATTCCATCGAATCGCTTATTTATGAAAACATCCAATCCAAACACGCGATGCGCGGCGGTATGGACAATGATGCTAAGTTTCACAATCCCGATTTATTCTCTCAGAATAGAAGCATGATTAAGATTGGTGGGTGA
- the glp gene encoding gephyrin-like molybdotransferase Glp, whose amino-acid sequence MITVSEAFSILKNNIPTPQEENSALLEARKKTLSQSILSPIHMPPFRQSAMDGYAVGIHDKLTYQIIGEIKAGDAESFILKPGQAVKIFTGAPVPDTAQAMIPIEKVTVTQSVLTVQSVPKLEDNIRPIGEQIKKGELALEKGTELDAAAIGFLAALGITTVPVFKKPSVGIVVTGNELLTPGTPLTYGKVYESNGIMLEAALMDAFFQEVARYTVKDDFESTKNALQTSIEKHDVILVSGGISVGDYDFVAQALQELEVKTLFHKVNQKPGKPLFAGKVNEKMIFALPGNPAACLTCFYVYVLPTLKRISGQITQYEARNSLPLEHHLSVNNSRAQFLKAKITNGKVAILSHQASSMLNTFSTANALVYVVDGNYDLKENELVTVYGVKN is encoded by the coding sequence ATGATTACCGTTTCAGAAGCGTTTTCAATTTTAAAAAATAATATACCCACCCCTCAGGAAGAAAATAGTGCTTTGCTCGAAGCTAGAAAAAAAACACTTTCACAGTCCATCCTTTCTCCAATCCACATGCCGCCATTTCGACAATCGGCTATGGATGGTTATGCGGTTGGTATACACGATAAGCTGACCTATCAAATTATTGGTGAAATCAAAGCGGGTGATGCCGAATCTTTTATTTTGAAACCCGGTCAAGCTGTTAAGATTTTCACAGGTGCTCCTGTCCCAGATACAGCTCAAGCTATGATTCCGATTGAGAAAGTTACTGTAACACAATCGGTTTTGACAGTACAAAGTGTGCCAAAACTAGAGGATAACATTCGGCCTATAGGAGAACAAATCAAAAAAGGAGAGCTAGCCCTAGAAAAAGGCACTGAGTTGGATGCCGCAGCCATAGGTTTTTTGGCGGCTTTAGGAATAACGACTGTTCCGGTATTTAAAAAGCCAAGTGTTGGAATAGTGGTAACGGGCAACGAATTGCTCACCCCAGGTACACCTTTAACGTATGGGAAAGTCTATGAAAGTAACGGCATAATGCTCGAAGCTGCTTTAATGGATGCTTTTTTTCAGGAGGTTGCGCGTTACACTGTAAAAGATGATTTTGAAAGTACCAAAAACGCCCTTCAAACCTCCATAGAAAAGCACGATGTGATTTTGGTTTCTGGCGGAATATCAGTAGGGGATTATGATTTTGTTGCACAAGCATTGCAAGAGTTAGAAGTAAAGACGTTATTTCACAAAGTCAATCAAAAGCCAGGGAAGCCTCTTTTTGCCGGAAAAGTAAATGAAAAGATGATTTTCGCATTGCCTGGAAATCCAGCCGCTTGTTTGACCTGTTTTTATGTGTATGTGTTACCTACCTTAAAAAGAATTTCTGGACAGATTACGCAATATGAAGCAAGGAATAGCTTGCCATTAGAACATCATCTTTCTGTAAACAACAGCCGAGCTCAATTTTTGAAAGCAAAAATCACGAATGGTAAAGTGGCGATTCTATCGCATCAGGCTTCTTCTATGTTAAATACTTTTTCAACAGCAAATGCTTTAGTATATGTAGTTGATGGGAATTATGATTTGAAAGAAAATGAATTAGTTACGGTATATGGGGTAAAGAATTAG
- a CDS encoding DUF6755 family protein has translation MSTFRTRQNQANPNKLNNILSTLIFILILNVTIQIWLLYASLNNALENNREILIPAFIASLILFLIGFGWLYYLPSGNKQQQ, from the coding sequence ATGAGCACTTTTAGAACCCGTCAAAATCAAGCGAATCCCAACAAACTGAATAATATTCTCTCTACCTTGATATTTATATTGATATTGAATGTTACGATACAAATTTGGTTGTTGTACGCTTCTTTGAACAATGCTTTAGAAAATAATCGGGAGATTTTGATTCCGGCATTTATTGCCTCATTGATTCTCTTTTTAATTGGTTTTGGATGGTTGTATTATTTGCCTTCAGGAAATAAACAACAACAATAA
- a CDS encoding sulfite exporter TauE/SafE family protein — MTVATLFDTPLLLLLLPIVAFLYASVGHGGASGYLALMSLFSFPMTFMKPTALVLNILVSAVSFYFYYKERKMNWSLFYPFALTSIPFSFLGGFLTIDAFYYKIILATVLVFAVLRLLGVFGKENTEVRPISIPLALTIGAIIGFLSGLLGIGGGIILSPVLLLLRWATIKQTAAVSALFILVNSISGLIGFATKGGTMPEASLLLIAIVFVGGVVGAFFGSKKMNTSQLRYVLALVLGIAIFKLYTTA, encoded by the coding sequence ATGACGGTTGCCACACTTTTTGACACGCCTCTTTTGTTGCTTTTATTGCCTATTGTTGCTTTTTTGTATGCAAGTGTGGGACACGGAGGCGCAAGTGGTTATTTAGCCTTGATGAGTCTTTTTTCATTCCCAATGACTTTTATGAAACCTACAGCTTTGGTACTGAATATCTTGGTTTCGGCAGTGTCGTTTTATTTTTATTATAAAGAACGAAAAATGAATTGGTCGTTGTTTTATCCCTTTGCCCTTACTTCGATTCCGTTTTCATTTTTAGGTGGTTTTTTGACCATCGATGCTTTTTATTACAAAATAATTTTGGCCACTGTTTTGGTTTTTGCAGTACTTCGATTGCTGGGTGTCTTTGGTAAAGAAAATACAGAAGTAAGACCCATATCCATTCCGTTGGCGTTGACCATTGGAGCCATCATCGGCTTTTTGTCGGGTTTGTTGGGAATAGGAGGAGGAATTATTTTAAGCCCTGTTTTGTTACTCCTGCGATGGGCTACCATCAAACAAACCGCAGCGGTTTCGGCCTTGTTTATTTTGGTAAATTCTATTTCAGGTTTGATAGGATTTGCGACTAAAGGCGGTACGATGCCAGAAGCTTCCTTACTTTTAATTGCGATTGTCTTTGTAGGAGGAGTAGTGGGGGCTTTTTTTGGAAGTAAAAAAATGAACACCAGTCAATTGAGATATGTGTTGGCTTTGGTTTTGGGAATTGCTATTTTTAAATTATACACAACCGCTTAA
- a CDS encoding molybdenum cofactor biosynthesis protein MoaE: MSKKENIVPKAAPSLSERAGVGHKSSFIQGQITAEFIGNSIAKHQSKTSIGAHNIFLGQVRADEINGKKVTAIDYSAYEEMAEASFHTIRESAFERYELTCMHIYHSLGKVNAGEICLFVFVSAPRRKVVFEALEYLVEKIKEKAPVFGKEIFGDETYVWKENSPLAPKGGTT, translated from the coding sequence ATGAGCAAAAAAGAAAATATAGTTCCTAAAGCTGCTCCCTCCCTTTCGGAGAGGGCTGGGGTGGGGCACAAAAGTTCCTTTATCCAAGGACAAATCACCGCCGAGTTCATTGGGAATTCAATCGCCAAGCACCAAAGCAAAACCAGTATTGGAGCCCATAATATTTTTCTTGGGCAAGTACGTGCCGACGAAATTAACGGGAAGAAAGTAACCGCCATTGACTATTCGGCTTATGAAGAAATGGCTGAAGCTTCCTTTCATACCATACGCGAATCAGCTTTTGAAAGATATGAGTTGACCTGTATGCATATCTACCATAGTTTGGGTAAAGTGAATGCGGGCGAAATTTGCCTTTTTGTCTTTGTTTCGGCCCCGAGACGCAAAGTAGTTTTTGAAGCTTTGGAGTATTTGGTGGAGAAAATCAAAGAAAAAGCCCCCGTTTTCGGAAAAGAAATTTTTGGAGACGAAACTTATGTGTGGAAAGAGAATAGCCCTCTAGCCCCCAAAGGGGGAACAACATAG
- a CDS encoding winged helix-turn-helix domain-containing protein, with protein sequence MKIKSKIWIESEEGVLISEGRVHLLKLIDETGSLNKAAKAMNLSYQKAWKLVDESNKAASSPLITTQIGGSKGGGTVLTPYGKSLIASFESINRACWEYLDEQLKKQNL encoded by the coding sequence ATGAAAATTAAAAGTAAAATTTGGATTGAATCCGAAGAGGGAGTTTTGATTAGCGAAGGCCGAGTACATTTGCTAAAGCTAATTGATGAAACAGGTTCGCTAAATAAAGCGGCAAAAGCGATGAATTTGTCTTATCAAAAAGCGTGGAAGTTAGTCGATGAATCCAACAAGGCAGCATCAAGCCCTTTGATTACTACTCAAATTGGCGGAAGCAAAGGCGGAGGAACTGTGTTGACGCCTTACGGTAAATCGTTAATCGCTTCTTTTGAAAGCATCAATCGAGCTTGTTGGGAGTATTTAGACGAACAATTAAAAAAACAAAATCTATGA
- the moaCB gene encoding bifunctional molybdenum cofactor biosynthesis protein MoaC/MoaB: MVDITHKIITQRTATAQAIVKVGTPATMQAIVNKTVPKGDVLEVARTAGLFAVKNTSNAIPDCHPIPIEYTGIEYELLEDAVVINVTVKAIYRTGVEVEAMHGASIVALTMYDMLKPIDKQVEISTIKLLHKKGGKSDFGTKERRDLSVAVIVCSDSVSAGKKEDRAGQVITEKVTNLGLKVSHYVIIPDEIKAIQTTINQLCEAQKELIILTGGTGLSNRDVTPEAVIPLLDRRIPGIEEAIRSYGQQRTPYAMLSRSVVGFKGNTLIMALPGSTAGASESIDAVFPSVLHLFQLLNGFNHGQ, from the coding sequence ATGGTAGACATCACCCATAAAATAATCACCCAACGTACGGCAACCGCTCAAGCGATAGTAAAAGTAGGGACTCCTGCCACGATGCAAGCGATTGTAAACAAAACTGTACCCAAAGGCGACGTTTTGGAAGTGGCTCGAACTGCTGGTTTGTTCGCGGTAAAAAATACGTCGAATGCCATTCCAGATTGTCATCCTATTCCGATTGAATACACTGGAATTGAATACGAATTACTCGAAGACGCTGTAGTAATTAACGTAACCGTAAAAGCCATTTACCGAACAGGTGTTGAGGTTGAAGCCATGCATGGTGCCTCAATTGTAGCGTTGACCATGTATGACATGCTCAAACCTATCGACAAACAAGTCGAAATTTCAACCATCAAACTCTTGCACAAAAAAGGCGGTAAATCCGATTTTGGAACCAAAGAGAGGCGGGATTTGTCTGTAGCGGTAATTGTGTGTTCGGATAGTGTTTCGGCTGGCAAAAAAGAAGATCGTGCTGGGCAGGTCATTACTGAGAAAGTCACGAATCTTGGCTTAAAAGTGTCTCATTATGTCATCATTCCAGATGAAATCAAAGCCATTCAAACTACAATCAACCAACTCTGTGAAGCCCAAAAAGAGTTGATTATTTTAACGGGTGGCACAGGTTTGTCCAATCGAGACGTTACACCAGAAGCAGTGATTCCGTTGCTAGATCGTCGTATTCCTGGCATCGAAGAAGCGATTCGTTCGTACGGACAACAGCGCACGCCTTATGCTATGTTATCTAGAAGTGTGGTGGGTTTCAAAGGCAATACGTTAATTATGGCTTTGCCAGGATCTACGGCAGGAGCTAGCGAATCTATCGATGCTGTTTTTCCATCGGTCTTACATTTGTTCCAACTTCTAAATGGCTTCAATCATGGTCAATAA
- a CDS encoding SMP-30/gluconolactonase/LRE family protein: MNQIIHNNLKTIFLFFSYFYLLTTSAQTVTTFAGSTEGLTDGTGTSAKFYVPNGVAVDAAGNVFVADTRNSRIRKITANGVVTTWTEAAPRFFYPYAVAVDAAGNVYATDLYYKHISKITPNGVITVLLSNSTSGQTIHLDIPYGVAVDAAGNVYVADRNNNRILKITTTREVTILAGGSFGTSDGTGTAAKFNNPNGLAVDASGNIFVADTSNGRIRKITADGVVTTLSGGDTGTAAQFSSPNGVAVDTAGNVYVADSGNNRIQKISADGVVTTLAGGTQGFADGTGTEARFSNPSGVTIASDGTIFVADTGNNRIRKITNALSIPNFQLENQVLLYPNPASNLINIELDDITASKVIILDMNGRKHKSVNILDKKTVINISNLVNGIYLMQITTDKGIVSKKIVKQ; encoded by the coding sequence ATGAATCAAATTATACACAACAACCTAAAAACAATCTTTCTTTTTTTCTCATACTTTTATCTCCTTACTACCAGCGCTCAAACCGTAACCACTTTTGCTGGAAGTACCGAAGGTCTTACTGACGGTACCGGAACCTCAGCAAAATTTTATGTGCCTAATGGAGTGGCTGTAGATGCTGCTGGAAATGTCTTCGTAGCAGACACAAGGAATAGCCGTATCCGCAAAATAACGGCTAACGGAGTAGTAACCACGTGGACAGAAGCGGCACCACGTTTTTTTTATCCTTATGCTGTGGCTGTAGATGCAGCTGGGAATGTTTATGCAACGGATTTATATTATAAACACATAAGTAAAATAACACCTAACGGAGTGATAACCGTCTTACTGTCCAACAGCACTTCAGGACAAACAATACATCTTGATATTCCCTATGGTGTGGCTGTAGATGCAGCTGGGAATGTTTATGTAGCGGACAGAAACAACAATCGTATCCTGAAAATAACGACTACTAGAGAGGTTACCATCCTGGCAGGAGGCTCTTTTGGCACTTCTGATGGTACCGGAACTGCAGCAAAGTTCAATAATCCTAATGGTTTGGCTGTGGATGCTTCTGGAAATATTTTTGTAGCGGATACAAGTAACGGTCGCATCAGGAAAATAACGGCTGACGGAGTGGTAACAACCTTGTCTGGAGGCGACACAGGAACTGCAGCACAATTTAGCTCTCCTAATGGGGTGGCTGTCGATACTGCTGGGAATGTTTATGTAGCAGATTCAGGGAATAATCGCATCCAAAAAATATCGGCTGACGGAGTAGTGACCACCTTGGCAGGAGGCACTCAAGGTTTTGCTGACGGTACTGGAACTGAAGCACGCTTTTCTAACCCAAGTGGTGTAACTATTGCTTCTGATGGAACTATTTTTGTAGCAGATACAGGTAATAATCGCATCCGAAAAATCACTAATGCTTTATCTATACCAAATTTTCAATTGGAAAATCAAGTTTTGTTATATCCAAACCCTGCTTCAAATTTAATCAATATTGAGTTAGACGATATTACAGCTTCCAAAGTTATTATTTTAGATATGAACGGCAGAAAACACAAATCTGTAAATATTCTTGATAAAAAAACGGTAATAAACATAAGTAATCTTGTCAATGGTATATATCTTATGCAAATTACAACAGACAAAGGAATCGTTTCTAAAAAGATAGTGAAACAATGA
- a CDS encoding endonuclease/exonuclease/phosphatase family protein, with protein sequence MNKTYSLFLILLCTSFYAQTRLLSWNIENLGRSKSNLELEFIANTIKDYDIVALQEVVAGDGGAQTIAQLAAELNRKGSKWDYAISDPTSSSAYKTERYAYLWKTSRARLKGRPWLESKFQLEIDREPYLATFEINQKEVTLVNFHAITKSKQPEREIKYFKYLPAQYPQLNLLFLGDFNCPQSHSVFTPLKKMGYDSALKGQKTSLKKACQHNACLASEFDNFFYLSNKTKVYESGILPFYTAFPSLKDARKISDHVPIWMTFELK encoded by the coding sequence ATGAACAAGACCTACAGCCTGTTTCTTATACTTTTATGTACTTCCTTTTATGCTCAAACGCGGCTTTTGTCTTGGAATATCGAAAACTTAGGCCGTTCTAAATCGAATCTTGAACTGGAGTTTATTGCCAATACAATAAAGGACTATGATATCGTAGCCCTACAAGAAGTGGTGGCTGGTGATGGAGGTGCACAAACCATAGCCCAGCTCGCCGCCGAACTCAACCGCAAAGGGAGTAAATGGGACTATGCCATTAGCGATCCCACTAGCAGCAGTGCTTACAAAACGGAGCGCTATGCCTATTTATGGAAAACGAGTCGGGCACGCCTGAAAGGAAGACCGTGGTTGGAGTCGAAATTCCAACTCGAAATAGACCGCGAACCGTATTTGGCCACTTTTGAAATTAACCAAAAAGAAGTTACGCTCGTGAACTTTCACGCCATTACCAAAAGCAAACAACCCGAAAGAGAAATCAAATATTTTAAGTATTTACCTGCTCAATACCCACAATTGAATCTCTTGTTTTTGGGTGATTTCAACTGTCCGCAATCCCATTCTGTTTTTACTCCTTTGAAAAAAATGGGCTATGACTCCGCTTTGAAAGGACAGAAAACTTCCTTGAAAAAAGCTTGTCAGCACAATGCTTGTTTGGCCTCTGAATTCGATAACTTCTTTTATCTCTCTAACAAAACCAAGGTCTATGAATCAGGGATTCTTCCTTTCTACACTGCTTTTCCCAGCTTGAAAGATGCCCGAAAAATTTCGGATCACGTTCCTATTTGGATGACATTTGAATTGAAATAA
- a CDS encoding molybdenum cofactor guanylyltransferase, protein MENAITAYILAGGKSQRMATDKGFLEWKGQSFVANILAAVKEVVGNNVVIVSSDERYDALGVTRISDIVTNKGPLGGIYTALKHTATKRNLILSVDVPMISSELLQWLVNAHSDACQMTQVQVNDKPSPLVAVYDRSVRILLPEFLAGNQLKVRRFVEELTHQTINVPEQWSAQLQNINTPEEYKNLKG, encoded by the coding sequence ATGGAAAATGCCATCACAGCCTATATTTTAGCAGGAGGAAAAAGTCAACGAATGGCTACAGACAAAGGGTTTTTGGAGTGGAAAGGGCAGTCTTTTGTGGCCAATATTCTCGCTGCTGTAAAAGAAGTAGTGGGGAACAATGTCGTAATTGTCTCTTCGGATGAAAGATACGATGCTTTGGGGGTAACCCGAATTTCGGATATTGTTACCAACAAAGGACCTCTTGGCGGAATCTATACGGCTTTGAAACATACTGCTACCAAACGCAATCTAATTTTGAGTGTAGACGTTCCAATGATTTCCTCCGAATTGCTGCAGTGGTTGGTTAATGCGCATTCCGATGCCTGTCAAATGACGCAAGTGCAAGTTAATGATAAACCAAGTCCATTGGTGGCGGTGTATGATCGATCAGTACGTATTTTGTTACCTGAATTTTTAGCAGGCAACCAACTCAAAGTAAGAAGATTTGTGGAAGAACTCACACACCAAACGATTAATGTCCCTGAACAATGGAGCGCCCAATTGCAAAACATCAACACGCCAGAAGAATATAAAAATTTAAAAGGATGA
- a CDS encoding HesA/MoeB/ThiF family protein codes for MPNNTRYSRQIILPEVGDLGQQKLQNARVLVIGAGGLGCPVLQSLVIAGVGHIGIADGDVVDESNLHRQSLYTHSDVGKQKVVVAKQVLQALNPEVELVVFPEFLESNNAAMVEKYQIIVDCTDAIAVRYLINDVAVAKRIPVVYASIHKFQGQVSVFNYQNGPSYRCLFPEKEGGITIPSCEMSGVLGVVPQTLGSFQATEVLKIILGVGKVLSGKLLLFDALLGQTQIMTFAKNQKAIEKGVINGNKILNTKEKHNGLNAIAFLEKCNSSEIVVIDVREVEELPEYKGTNIIQVPLGQLAEYSKNLNKNQEIVLFCQTGQRSLAAMQFLKKSGFTSVSHLETGIESLKNQNKSITT; via the coding sequence ATGCCTAACAACACCCGCTATTCCCGACAAATCATTCTCCCAGAAGTGGGAGACCTCGGTCAGCAAAAACTACAAAACGCTCGTGTTTTGGTGATTGGTGCTGGAGGATTGGGCTGTCCGGTTTTGCAGAGCTTAGTAATAGCTGGTGTCGGACATATCGGAATTGCAGATGGCGATGTGGTGGACGAATCCAATTTGCATCGTCAGTCCTTGTATACCCATTCGGATGTGGGAAAACAAAAAGTTGTCGTGGCCAAACAAGTGCTACAGGCACTCAATCCTGAGGTAGAGCTAGTTGTTTTTCCTGAATTTTTAGAGTCTAATAATGCGGCTATGGTCGAGAAGTACCAAATCATTGTAGATTGTACCGATGCCATTGCCGTTAGGTATTTGATAAACGATGTGGCGGTGGCTAAAAGAATTCCAGTAGTATACGCTTCCATTCATAAATTTCAAGGGCAGGTTTCGGTGTTTAACTATCAAAACGGACCTTCCTATCGTTGTTTGTTTCCTGAAAAAGAAGGGGGAATCACCATACCGAGTTGTGAAATGTCGGGAGTGCTGGGAGTAGTTCCACAGACGCTAGGGAGTTTTCAAGCCACCGAAGTACTGAAAATTATTTTAGGAGTTGGAAAAGTGTTATCGGGAAAACTTTTACTATTTGATGCACTTCTTGGGCAAACCCAAATTATGACTTTCGCCAAAAATCAAAAAGCGATAGAGAAGGGTGTCATCAACGGAAATAAGATATTGAATACTAAGGAAAAGCACAACGGTCTAAATGCAATAGCTTTTTTAGAAAAATGCAATTCATCTGAAATAGTAGTTATTGATGTTCGGGAAGTGGAGGAACTTCCGGAGTATAAAGGAACGAATATCATTCAGGTTCCTTTGGGTCAACTAGCAGAGTACAGTAAGAATTTGAATAAAAATCAGGAAATAGTATTGTTTTGCCAAACGGGACAACGCAGTCTTGCAGCGATGCAGTTCCTGAAAAAATCAGGATTTACTAGCGTTTCCCATTTGGAAACAGGCATCGAATCCTTGAAAAACCAAAATAAAAGTATAACCACATAG
- a CDS encoding BRCT domain-containing protein → MALSEKLTKILRSNTNLSELDLNNLTERQGWDIVYSLKPKAEPKIEICFTGFSPKDKSELTKIAEHNNFRIAKSITINLNFLCFGENAGPSKMKKAQEQNVILLNAEEFRNLIETGEIPR, encoded by the coding sequence ATGGCATTATCAGAAAAACTCACAAAAATATTACGCTCAAATACTAATTTATCAGAATTAGACTTAAACAATTTAACTGAAAGACAAGGCTGGGACATAGTTTACTCATTAAAGCCTAAAGCAGAGCCAAAAATAGAAATTTGTTTTACTGGATTTTCACCAAAAGATAAAAGTGAACTTACAAAAATTGCAGAACATAATAATTTTCGTATTGCGAAAAGCATAACAATTAATTTAAATTTTTTGTGTTTTGGTGAAAATGCTGGACCATCCAAAATGAAAAAAGCACAAGAACAAAATGTTATTTTATTAAATGCAGAAGAGTTTCGCAATTTAATAGAAACTGGAGAAATACCAAGATAA
- a CDS encoding PH domain-containing protein, with product MNTPGFSAGKLSDGGTVCIPCFKKIIKINPITANRLKKHTLSEINDLLQEKNSSLEEIKKQIKAINLHNSSVYLGRREINELPNILASTEKIDNIAQGTYNNGQGILVSTNRRLIFVDKGIIFGLKVEDFPLDKISSIQYETGLLLGSIKIFTTGNVAKIDNVEKSSAKSFSEFVRDKLSQPKEVITSTIISEPSILDQLEKLAKLKESGILTEDEFFEQKKKLLEKL from the coding sequence ATGAATACACCAGGATTTTCAGCTGGTAAGTTAAGTGATGGTGGTACAGTTTGTATACCGTGCTTCAAAAAAATAATTAAAATTAATCCAATAACAGCTAATAGATTAAAAAAACATACTTTGAGTGAAATTAATGATTTACTTCAAGAAAAAAATTCAAGCCTTGAAGAAATTAAGAAGCAAATAAAAGCGATAAATTTACACAACAGCTCAGTTTATTTAGGAAGAAGAGAAATAAATGAATTACCAAACATTTTAGCATCGACAGAAAAAATTGATAATATCGCTCAAGGTACATATAACAATGGACAAGGTATTTTAGTTTCCACGAATAGACGATTAATTTTTGTTGACAAAGGGATAATTTTTGGTTTAAAAGTTGAAGATTTCCCATTAGATAAAATATCATCTATTCAATATGAAACAGGTTTGCTTTTGGGAAGTATTAAAATATTCACTACCGGAAATGTTGCAAAAATTGATAACGTAGAAAAATCATCCGCCAAAAGTTTTTCAGAATTTGTAAGAGACAAACTCTCTCAACCAAAAGAGGTAATAACCAGTACAATTATTTCAGAACCTAGCATATTAGACCAACTTGAAAAACTTGCAAAACTTAAAGAAAGTGGAATCTTAACAGAAGATGAGTTTTTTGAACAAAAGAAAAAACTACTTGAAAAACTCTAA